The Pantoea phytobeneficialis genome has a segment encoding these proteins:
- a CDS encoding IclR family transcriptional regulator: protein MVEIPSCREDEKAGGIQVIARAAKILNALGEHPGGMSLGEIAQAVDLPRSTVQRIVAALDNAQLVRSSGAGGLRLGPALLKLISSVHSDVVEVVRPFLERLSAETNETVSLARASGTQLAIVHYVVASRELRVVPRMGLNLPLYSTSGGRALLALESDEDVRVIVGEAYKELTEMTIKTLPQLLELIGEVRKTGFSYDRGETLEGISTMAVAIDTLFGRFSISLLVPTARFRKHEARYCEEILKCKEALTREIGKMTAVEG, encoded by the coding sequence ATGGTTGAAATCCCCTCCTGCCGTGAGGATGAAAAAGCGGGCGGCATTCAGGTCATCGCCCGCGCGGCAAAAATTCTAAATGCATTGGGTGAGCATCCCGGCGGTATGAGCCTGGGGGAGATTGCTCAGGCGGTGGATTTACCCCGTTCGACGGTGCAACGTATTGTCGCCGCGTTGGATAATGCGCAACTGGTACGCAGCAGTGGCGCAGGCGGATTACGCCTCGGTCCGGCGCTGCTGAAGCTGATCTCCAGCGTGCACAGTGACGTGGTTGAAGTGGTGCGTCCTTTTCTTGAACGACTTTCCGCAGAGACGAATGAAACTGTCTCACTGGCACGCGCCAGTGGTACCCAACTGGCTATCGTCCATTATGTGGTGGCGTCACGCGAACTGCGTGTGGTGCCGCGCATGGGGCTGAATCTGCCGCTCTACAGCACCTCGGGCGGTCGGGCCTTACTGGCGCTGGAGAGCGATGAAGATGTCAGGGTAATTGTCGGCGAAGCCTATAAAGAGCTGACGGAGATGACCATCAAAACGCTGCCGCAGTTGCTGGAGTTGATTGGTGAAGTGCGCAAAACCGGCTTCTCCTACGATCGTGGTGAGACGCTGGAGGGCATCTCAACCATGGCGGTGGCGATCGACACTTTATTTGGCCGCTTCTCTATTTCACTGCTGGTGCCGACAGCGCGTTTTCGTAAACACGAGGCGCGTTATTGTGAGGAAATCCTGAAGTGTAAAGAGGCGCTGACCCGCGAAATTGGCAAAATGACCGCTGTTGAAGGATAA
- a CDS encoding MFS transporter: MNAQPAAAPAPHPFTLRLALGLVGVLIAALTAGLNDRVTDIALADIRAAIGISYDQGSWIISAYQAAEVATMMIAPWFAVTFSLRRFALTVSAGFMITGILLPLLPNATLFITLRVIQGLFGGALPPLLMTVALRFLPPPIKLYGLGAYALTATFGPNLAASLAAFWTDDVSWMFVFWQVVPAMLVAMLLIGWGLPQDPLRFERFQQMDLFGMLTGCSGIALLILALTQGERLDWLSSPLIVALLFSAAALLIVFFINEWFHPLPLFKLQMLQRHNLAHGLLALAGVLILSLSGSALPSAYFGQIEGFRTLQFAPLALTVGLPQLLIAPLIAALLNIRWIDCRWMLTAGVALLVTSCLLGMQITTDWGRQNFWLIQILQAFGQPMVILPVLMSATSVVAPPEGPFASAMFNTVRGFSSVAASTLVEWFISHREQFHSNILVGNAASRSWLMTAPTSAQASSSFPLLPDGSASSSENLSGFASLLKHQAMVLSLSDSYVMLIGFAALLLLLTAWLPKRVWPPQTLIQPVTNTSR, translated from the coding sequence ATGAATGCCCAGCCCGCAGCGGCCCCGGCACCCCATCCTTTTACCCTGCGCCTTGCGCTCGGTCTGGTGGGTGTGCTGATTGCCGCCCTGACCGCCGGTTTAAACGATCGCGTCACCGATATTGCTCTGGCGGATATCCGTGCAGCCATTGGCATCAGTTACGATCAGGGTAGCTGGATCATTTCTGCTTACCAGGCTGCCGAAGTGGCCACCATGATGATTGCGCCCTGGTTTGCCGTCACCTTCTCGCTGCGCCGTTTTGCGCTTACCGTCTCGGCTGGCTTCATGATCACCGGCATTCTGCTGCCGCTGCTACCCAATGCCACCTTATTTATCACCCTGCGCGTTATCCAGGGGCTGTTTGGTGGCGCTCTGCCCCCGTTACTGATGACGGTCGCGTTACGTTTCTTGCCTCCGCCGATCAAACTTTATGGCCTTGGCGCTTACGCGCTGACAGCGACCTTCGGCCCCAATCTTGCCGCCTCATTGGCTGCTTTCTGGACCGACGACGTCAGTTGGATGTTCGTGTTCTGGCAAGTGGTGCCCGCTATGCTGGTAGCCATGTTGCTGATTGGCTGGGGCCTGCCCCAGGACCCACTGCGTTTCGAGCGTTTCCAGCAAATGGATCTGTTCGGCATGCTGACCGGTTGCAGCGGTATCGCGTTGCTGATCCTCGCACTGACACAGGGTGAACGATTGGACTGGCTCAGCTCGCCATTAATCGTCGCGCTATTATTTAGCGCCGCGGCATTGCTGATTGTGTTCTTTATTAATGAATGGTTTCACCCGTTGCCATTGTTCAAGTTGCAGATGCTGCAACGCCACAACCTCGCGCACGGTCTGCTGGCACTGGCCGGGGTACTGATTCTGTCGCTTTCCGGTTCAGCCCTACCCTCGGCTTACTTTGGCCAGATCGAGGGTTTCCGTACCCTGCAATTTGCCCCGCTGGCACTGACGGTGGGTTTACCGCAGTTGTTAATCGCACCGTTGATTGCCGCGCTGCTGAATATCCGCTGGATTGACTGCCGCTGGATGCTGACCGCAGGCGTGGCATTGCTGGTGACCTCCTGCCTGCTCGGGATGCAAATCACCACCGACTGGGGGCGACAAAATTTCTGGCTGATACAAATTTTGCAGGCTTTTGGTCAGCCAATGGTGATTTTGCCGGTGTTGATGAGCGCCACCAGCGTCGTTGCCCCGCCGGAAGGTCCTTTTGCCTCCGCGATGTTTAATACCGTGCGCGGCTTCTCCAGCGTCGCCGCCAGTACGCTGGTGGAGTGGTTTATCAGCCACCGCGAACAGTTTCATTCCAATATCCTGGTGGGTAACGCCGCCAGCCGTTCGTGGTTGATGACCGCACCCACCAGCGCACAGGCAAGCAGCAGCTTCCCGCTTTTGCCGGATGGCAGCGCCAGCAGCAGTGAAAACCTGAGCGGTTTCGCCAGTCTGCTGAAGCATCAGGCGATGGTGCTCAGTTTGAGTGATAGCTATGTGATGCTGATCGGTTTCGCCGCACTGCTTCTGCTGCTCACCGCCTGGCTGCCAAAACGTGTCTGGCCGCCACAAACTCTGATTCAACCTGTTACAAACACGTCGAGATAA
- a CDS encoding universal stress protein: protein MKTLLMAIDNSPVAEKVIALTIEQALAHQAQVVVLCCIDPAYSSCNQPIEIDAGEDPDDFLVAKDEQNTAEMVVRHALAPIMRAGVTAKGVILAGEAAETIVAQSAAVQASMIIMGRRHLSPFNRLLKGSVSAAVIERANCPVLIDVRKD from the coding sequence ATGAAAACCTTGTTGATGGCCATTGATAACTCTCCAGTGGCGGAGAAAGTGATCGCCCTGACGATTGAACAGGCGCTTGCGCACCAGGCGCAGGTAGTGGTGCTGTGCTGCATCGACCCGGCTTATTCTTCCTGCAACCAGCCGATTGAGATTGATGCCGGTGAAGATCCGGATGATTTTCTGGTGGCAAAGGATGAACAAAATACCGCTGAAATGGTGGTGCGCCATGCGCTGGCACCGATTATGCGCGCCGGGGTGACAGCAAAAGGGGTGATTCTGGCCGGGGAAGCGGCGGAAACCATTGTTGCACAGTCGGCTGCCGTGCAGGCCAGCATGATTATCATGGGACGACGCCATCTTTCGCCGTTCAACCGCCTGCTGAAAGGCTCGGTCAGCGCTGCCGTGATTGAACGCGCCAACTGTCCGGTTCTGATTGACGTACGCAAGGATTAA